The following coding sequences are from one Paenibacillus tundrae window:
- a CDS encoding AraC family transcriptional regulator: protein MIISAQHERYFMTSRDQTLPLYIESIGYNGSQESVKRPAGYPCYHWLQTVKGAGEFRFAGSTLILGESSGILMPPNVPHEYLRSQGDWETLYITFAGSQCSAITEGLGLGEAAIYQWEVDSPPEHYGRQVLGSMGSDQDLSGLEASADMYRFLILLKKHGMKGSRSSISHAVERLAPLIAYMERHYADPDIGLEEMAAILGITPRHLNTLFKQSFGMTAYSYFILLRIRKSKELMTGDRMLTIKETATRVGFRDASHFVATFRRIEHVTPEQFRTLY from the coding sequence GTGATCATATCAGCTCAGCATGAACGTTACTTTATGACTTCAAGGGATCAGACCCTTCCGCTTTACATCGAGAGCATTGGTTATAATGGGAGCCAAGAGAGCGTGAAGAGACCCGCAGGATACCCCTGTTATCACTGGTTGCAGACGGTTAAGGGAGCTGGAGAGTTCAGATTTGCCGGTTCAACCTTGATCCTGGGGGAGTCATCCGGCATATTAATGCCACCAAACGTACCTCATGAATACTTGCGCTCCCAAGGCGATTGGGAGACTTTGTATATTACATTTGCTGGTTCACAATGTTCTGCGATTACGGAGGGGCTCGGTTTGGGAGAGGCGGCTATCTATCAATGGGAAGTAGACAGTCCGCCAGAGCATTATGGTAGACAAGTGCTTGGTTCAATGGGAAGTGATCAGGATTTATCTGGACTAGAGGCTTCTGCGGATATGTATCGATTTTTGATTCTATTGAAAAAGCATGGGATGAAAGGCAGTCGCTCATCGATCTCACATGCAGTTGAGAGACTGGCGCCGTTAATAGCCTATATGGAGCGGCATTATGCTGATCCAGATATTGGACTGGAAGAGATGGCAGCAATCCTTGGAATCACACCTAGACATTTGAATACTCTATTTAAGCAATCCTTCGGTATGACGGCGTACAGCTATTTTATTCTTTTGCGCATTCGCAAATCGAAAGAGCTCATGACTGGAGATCGTATGCTAACGATTAAGGAAACGGCTACCAGGGTGGGTTTCCGTGATGCGAGCCATTTTGTCGCTACATTTCGCCGTATTGAGCATGTAACGCCTGAACAATTTCGGACATTATACTAA
- a CDS encoding alpha/beta hydrolase, with product MTSIIPLWDHAAPYAAIGHEDEMPHLIPFIHPGSESAVIICPGGGYGFLADHEGAPIAELLNRAGISAFVLKYRVAPHQQPAPLTDGQRAIRYVRAHAEDFGIHPSKIAVLGFSAGGHLTAMLGTVYDEGQTEHADPIERVSSRPDRIILCYPVITMESYGHAGSRENLLGPEASDELVIAYSAEKQVKADAPEAFIWHTSDDGAVPVQNSLRYALALGTHGIPYDLHVFEKGSHGLGLAEDNAAVSAWSGLCLTWLKNQGW from the coding sequence TTGACATCAATTATTCCATTATGGGATCACGCCGCACCTTATGCAGCGATTGGGCATGAGGATGAAATGCCTCATCTGATTCCTTTTATTCACCCGGGTTCCGAGAGCGCTGTCATTATATGCCCAGGAGGCGGTTATGGATTTCTTGCCGACCATGAAGGCGCACCGATCGCTGAATTGTTGAATCGTGCAGGCATTAGCGCATTCGTGCTTAAATATCGCGTGGCACCACATCAGCAACCTGCACCCCTAACAGACGGTCAACGGGCTATCCGATATGTGCGTGCCCACGCAGAAGATTTCGGGATTCATCCTTCCAAAATTGCTGTGCTTGGTTTCTCAGCTGGCGGTCATCTGACAGCTATGCTGGGAACGGTATACGATGAAGGGCAAACCGAGCATGCTGATCCAATTGAACGTGTGAGCTCACGCCCGGATCGAATTATTCTGTGTTATCCGGTCATCACGATGGAATCTTATGGACATGCTGGTTCTCGGGAAAATCTATTAGGTCCTGAGGCTTCAGACGAACTAGTTATAGCGTATAGTGCGGAAAAGCAAGTGAAGGCCGATGCACCTGAAGCATTCATCTGGCATACAAGCGATGATGGAGCGGTTCCTGTCCAAAATAGTTTGCGTTACGCTCTTGCACTAGGCACACATGGTATTCCGTATGACTTGCACGTGTTTGAGAAGGGCTCCCATGGATTAGGACTCGCTGAGGACAATGCAGCGGTAAGTGCCTGGTCTGGACTATGTCTTACCTGGTTGAAAAATCAAGGCTGGTAA
- a CDS encoding SGNH/GDSL hydrolase family protein gives MKFQRNDKVLFIGDSITDCGREHPVGEGSNGLGHGYVAQVYALLRSIYPELMLRVQNVGNGGNTIRDLKQRWDRDVLDLKPDWLTIMIGINDVWRQFDNPLSTDSHVFLEEYESTLRELVASVRPSLKGLVLMTPYYLEANPEDPMRATMDIYGEAVRRVAAEFDAIYVDTQAAFAPFWDHYYTSVLTYDRVHPDATGHMVLTKAFLDAVGFEWSGGSK, from the coding sequence ATGAAATTTCAAAGAAATGATAAAGTCCTTTTTATCGGGGATTCCATTACAGATTGCGGACGTGAACATCCTGTCGGGGAAGGAAGCAATGGTCTAGGACACGGTTACGTAGCCCAAGTGTATGCTCTGCTTCGTTCCATATATCCTGAATTGATGTTACGTGTGCAAAATGTGGGTAATGGTGGGAATACGATTCGTGATCTGAAGCAGCGCTGGGATCGGGACGTCCTGGATCTTAAACCAGACTGGCTGACCATCATGATCGGAATTAATGATGTATGGCGTCAATTTGACAATCCATTATCTACAGACTCACATGTATTCCTTGAGGAATATGAATCCACACTGCGAGAGCTGGTTGCATCGGTTCGTCCAAGCCTAAAAGGACTTGTGCTTATGACGCCTTATTATTTGGAAGCGAATCCAGAAGATCCAATGCGTGCTACGATGGATATTTATGGTGAAGCTGTGCGCAGAGTTGCTGCGGAATTCGATGCAATCTATGTGGACACACAGGCTGCTTTTGCTCCATTCTGGGATCATTATTATACTTCGGTTCTGACGTATGACCGGGTGCATCCGGATGCAACAGGTCACATGGTGTTGACGAAGGCGTTTCTAGATGCGGTTGGATTCGAATGGTCAGGTGGAAGCAAGTAA
- a CDS encoding SMP-30/gluconolactonase/LRE family protein yields MSSLNIAVHSHALLGEGPSWDAEQGRLLWVDIEGFKVHVFDPSTGSDQAYDVGEHVGAVVPYRRDEVIVALRSGFHAFHLGTGQLQRIEEDPERGIETNRFNDGKCDARGRFWAGTMGMGNGDRETGALYCLEEGKPVRKMVDHISTSNGLGWSVDHRSMYYIDTPTRSIDRFDYDLEEGTIANRTSIISIPEEMGYPDGMSVDAEGMLWVAHWGGGRITRWNPDTAELLEQIVVPADQVTSCCFGGVNLEDLYITTARIGISEERLLETPDAGSVFVIKPGVKGQKTNAYGSSNHLTCE; encoded by the coding sequence ATGAGTAGCTTGAACATTGCGGTACATAGTCATGCGTTGTTGGGGGAAGGTCCAAGCTGGGACGCTGAACAAGGTCGCTTGTTGTGGGTCGATATCGAAGGCTTCAAGGTACATGTCTTTGATCCGTCTACAGGTAGTGATCAGGCTTATGATGTGGGCGAACATGTAGGAGCCGTTGTCCCTTATCGTAGAGATGAAGTCATCGTGGCTTTGCGAAGTGGATTCCATGCTTTTCATCTGGGGACAGGACAACTTCAACGTATCGAAGAAGATCCGGAACGCGGCATCGAAACGAACCGTTTCAATGATGGCAAGTGTGATGCCCGTGGAAGATTCTGGGCTGGCACGATGGGGATGGGCAATGGTGATCGAGAAACGGGAGCTTTGTATTGTTTAGAAGAGGGGAAACCAGTTAGAAAAATGGTCGATCATATCTCCACCTCTAATGGTCTGGGCTGGAGTGTGGATCATCGTTCAATGTATTATATCGACACACCTACAAGATCCATAGATCGGTTCGATTATGATTTGGAAGAGGGCACCATCGCCAATCGTACTTCGATCATCTCCATTCCTGAGGAAATGGGCTATCCTGATGGCATGTCCGTAGATGCAGAAGGCATGTTATGGGTCGCGCATTGGGGCGGAGGACGTATTACACGTTGGAACCCTGATACAGCTGAACTGCTTGAACAGATCGTAGTGCCTGCTGATCAGGTGACCTCGTGTTGTTTTGGCGGTGTAAACTTGGAAGACCTCTACATTACGACTGCAAGAATTGGTATTTCCGAAGAACGACTCTTGGAAACACCAGATGCAGGCTCTGTATTTGTCATTAAGCCAGGAGTGAAAGGGCAGAAAACCAATGCATATGGCAGCTCCAACCATCTAACTTGCGAGTAG